The following coding sequences lie in one Phycicoccus duodecadis genomic window:
- a CDS encoding quinone oxidoreductase family protein: MRAVVVTAHGRPPAAAGHPDPAPAPGQVLVEVTAAPITPLDLLCASGTSYFGAPALPYVPGVQGVGVVREGPSHLVGRRVWFASTAGMAPGDGGMAELAAVAPADLVPLHADVPDPLVAALGLSAVAAWEVLEARAHLLPGECVVVLGAGGVVGQVAVQAARLLGARRVVALARSAAARDAAARRGADEVVALDGDEDPAALAARIREACAGDGADVVVDPLAGVAASAAVLALAPGGRLVNLGSSAGATLTVDSAALRSRSAAVLGYTNTTLTAQRREQVLTTVLAHAARREVDVDHTVHPLSDVADAWHRVREGTAPDRVVLVP, encoded by the coding sequence GTGCGCGCCGTCGTCGTCACCGCCCACGGCCGCCCCCCCGCGGCGGCCGGGCACCCGGACCCCGCGCCCGCGCCCGGCCAGGTCCTGGTCGAGGTCACCGCCGCGCCCATCACCCCCCTCGACCTGCTCTGCGCATCGGGCACGTCCTACTTCGGCGCACCCGCTCTTCCCTACGTCCCCGGCGTCCAGGGAGTCGGAGTCGTCCGGGAAGGGCCGTCCCACCTCGTCGGGCGGCGGGTCTGGTTCGCGAGCACGGCCGGGATGGCGCCCGGCGACGGGGGGATGGCCGAGCTGGCCGCCGTGGCCCCGGCCGACCTCGTCCCGCTCCACGCCGACGTCCCCGACCCTCTGGTCGCGGCCCTCGGCCTGTCGGCGGTCGCGGCCTGGGAGGTGCTCGAGGCGCGGGCCCACCTGCTCCCGGGGGAGTGCGTGGTCGTCCTCGGCGCGGGCGGGGTGGTCGGCCAGGTGGCCGTGCAGGCCGCCCGCCTCCTGGGCGCCCGGCGGGTCGTCGCACTCGCCCGCTCTGCCGCCGCCCGGGATGCCGCCGCGCGCCGGGGTGCCGACGAGGTCGTCGCCCTCGACGGCGACGAGGACCCCGCAGCGCTCGCCGCCCGCATCCGGGAGGCCTGCGCCGGCGACGGCGCCGACGTCGTCGTCGACCCCCTCGCCGGCGTCGCCGCCAGCGCCGCCGTCCTCGCCCTCGCCCCGGGGGGTCGGCTGGTCAACCTCGGCAGCAGCGCCGGCGCCACCCTCACCGTCGACTCCGCGGCCCTGCGTAGCCGCTCGGCGGCCGTCCTCGGGTACACCAACACCACCCTGACGGCGCAGCGCCGCGAGCAGGTCCTCACCACCGTCCTCGCGCACGCCGCCCGCCGGGAGGTCGACGTCGACCACACCGTCCACCCGCTGAGCGACGTGGCCGACGCCTGGCACCGGGTGCGCGAGGGGACGGCTCCGGACCGCGTCGTCCTGGTCCCCTGA
- a CDS encoding extradiol ring-cleavage dioxygenase — protein sequence MAQVVAVIASTHHPFYYRASTAVGDERPPFADEWVAKIERFRETLTRARPDVLVMVGSDHFHQLWLDNMPQFLVGKAPVYDANWYNEEREFGLPRLRLEGHEELSSHILRGGLDSGFDLAFSNELRIDHSITCPIITLRPEADLPIVPIYTNIFAPPLPQPKRFVELGRTIRELVEGWPSDQRVAIIGTGHLSLELGGPRQFGPHGPDPDFDRRAVEWIANGDLEGCLGEVTLDSLHLPGNATHGFMDFMLMMGVAGQGVRADHVDSLDLFHTMEAYFTWYPEGAPA from the coding sequence ATGGCCCAGGTCGTCGCCGTCATCGCCTCGACGCACCACCCCTTCTACTACCGCGCCAGCACCGCGGTGGGTGACGAGCGGCCCCCGTTCGCGGACGAGTGGGTCGCGAAGATCGAGCGCTTCCGCGAGACCCTGACCCGGGCCCGGCCCGATGTCCTCGTCATGGTGGGCAGCGACCACTTCCACCAGCTCTGGCTCGACAACATGCCGCAGTTCCTCGTGGGCAAAGCGCCTGTCTACGATGCCAACTGGTACAACGAGGAGCGCGAGTTCGGGCTGCCGCGGCTGCGCCTCGAAGGGCACGAGGAGCTGTCGTCGCACATCCTGCGCGGTGGCCTGGACTCCGGCTTCGACCTCGCGTTCAGCAACGAGCTGCGGATCGACCACTCGATCACCTGCCCGATCATCACCCTGCGCCCCGAGGCCGACCTCCCGATCGTGCCGATCTACACGAACATCTTCGCGCCGCCGCTGCCGCAGCCGAAGCGCTTCGTCGAGCTCGGCCGCACCATCCGCGAGCTCGTCGAGGGCTGGCCCAGCGACCAGCGGGTGGCCATCATCGGCACCGGCCACCTCTCGCTCGAGCTCGGCGGCCCGCGCCAGTTCGGGCCCCACGGACCCGACCCGGACTTCGACCGCCGGGCCGTCGAGTGGATCGCCAACGGCGACCTCGAGGGCTGCCTCGGTGAGGTCACCCTCGACAGCCTCCACCTGCCGGGCAACGCGACCCACGGCTTCATGGACTTCATGCTGATGATGGGCGTCGCGGGCCAGGGGGTGCGCGCCGACCACGTCGACAGCCTCGACCTGTTCCACACGATGGAGGCCTACTTCACCTGGTACCCCGAGGGAGCGCCGGCATGA
- a CDS encoding citryl-CoA lyase, whose translation MTTYPTSLGTSTADEIRLLGQDLTEDLMGSVGFGELAFWLVAMRRPTPQETRVFEAVLVALADHGFTPTAIAARLTYLSAPDSLQGALAAGLLGGGSRFLGVTEDCGAFLHAVVSDLGDELPTDDAGWDAVALEAVRRTKEARRFVPGLGHPVHKQGDPRTPVLLRIAEEEGLRGPHLRLFEAVGRVHDQVLGKRLPLNGAGVCGAALADLGLPVEMLRGFALLARCAGLLGQLAEERRRPIGMDAYLSVDRNAVYVDPES comes from the coding sequence ATGACGACCTACCCCACCTCCCTCGGGACCTCCACCGCCGACGAGATCCGCCTCCTCGGGCAGGACCTCACCGAGGACCTCATGGGCTCGGTCGGCTTCGGGGAGCTCGCGTTCTGGCTCGTCGCGATGCGCCGCCCCACGCCCCAGGAGACCCGCGTCTTCGAGGCGGTCCTCGTGGCCCTCGCCGACCACGGCTTCACCCCCACCGCCATCGCCGCCCGCCTCACCTACCTCTCGGCCCCCGACTCGCTGCAGGGCGCGCTCGCTGCGGGCCTGCTCGGCGGCGGGTCGCGCTTCCTCGGGGTCACCGAGGACTGCGGCGCGTTCCTCCACGCGGTCGTCTCGGACCTCGGCGACGAGCTGCCCACCGACGACGCGGGCTGGGACGCCGTGGCGCTCGAGGCGGTGCGGCGCACGAAGGAGGCCCGGCGGTTCGTCCCCGGTCTGGGGCACCCCGTGCACAAGCAGGGCGACCCCCGCACGCCCGTGCTCCTGCGCATCGCCGAGGAGGAGGGCCTGCGCGGCCCCCACCTGCGCCTCTTCGAGGCGGTCGGGAGGGTGCACGACCAGGTCCTCGGGAAGCGCCTGCCGCTCAACGGGGCCGGGGTCTGCGGCGCGGCGCTGGCCGACCTCGGGCTGCCGGTCGAGATGCTGCGCGGCTTCGCGCTGCTCGCCCGGTGCGCCGGCCTGCTCGGCCAGCTGGCCGAGGAGCGACGCCGCCCCATCGGCATGGATGCCTACCTGTCGGTCGACCGCAACGCGGTCTACGTCGACCCCGAGTCCTGA
- a CDS encoding CaiB/BaiF CoA transferase family protein translates to MTASSGPLSGLLVADFSRVLAGPYATMLLADLGAEVVKVESPAGDDTRSWSPPVRDGVSTYYLGVNRNKRSVVLDLKDDGDRAAAQELARRADVLVENFKPGGLARFGLDYDAVAATNPGIVYASITGFGSGPGGRDLPGYDLIVQAISGLMSLTGSPDGEPFRAGISVFDVMAGLHASIGVLSALHARHDTGRGQHVEVNLLSSALSGLVNQSSAFVAGGVVPHRMGNSHPSLFPYEPLPCSDRDLVVTAGNNGQFRRLVEVLGVPELADDPRFARNEDRTAHRDELRPLLVERLRTRTAMEWFRDIIAAGVPCGPINTVDGGVAFAEGVGLEPVVHVGEGDAAVPSIRNPIRFSDSQARYDLPPPSLDADGDDIRRWLSEPAPARDEEPR, encoded by the coding sequence GTGACCGCATCGTCAGGACCCCTCAGCGGTCTGCTGGTCGCCGACTTCTCCCGCGTCCTGGCCGGGCCCTACGCCACGATGCTCCTCGCCGACCTGGGCGCCGAGGTCGTCAAGGTCGAGTCACCGGCCGGCGACGACACCCGGTCCTGGAGCCCCCCGGTGCGCGACGGCGTCTCGACGTACTACCTCGGGGTGAACCGCAACAAGCGCTCGGTCGTGCTCGACCTCAAGGACGACGGCGACCGCGCGGCCGCCCAGGAGCTGGCCCGGCGCGCCGACGTCCTGGTGGAGAACTTCAAGCCCGGGGGGCTCGCCCGCTTCGGCCTCGACTACGACGCGGTCGCCGCCACCAACCCCGGCATCGTCTACGCCTCCATCACCGGCTTCGGCAGCGGCCCCGGCGGCCGTGACCTGCCGGGCTACGACCTCATCGTGCAGGCCATCTCCGGGCTGATGAGCCTCACCGGCTCCCCCGACGGCGAGCCGTTCCGGGCCGGCATCTCGGTCTTCGACGTCATGGCCGGGCTGCACGCGAGCATCGGGGTGCTCTCGGCCCTGCACGCCCGCCACGACACCGGCCGGGGGCAGCACGTCGAGGTCAACCTGCTGTCGTCGGCCCTGTCGGGGCTGGTCAACCAGTCCAGCGCCTTCGTGGCCGGCGGCGTCGTCCCCCACCGGATGGGCAACAGCCACCCGAGCCTCTTCCCCTACGAGCCGCTCCCCTGCTCCGACCGCGACCTCGTCGTCACCGCGGGCAACAACGGCCAGTTCCGGCGCCTGGTCGAGGTGCTCGGCGTGCCCGAGCTGGCCGACGACCCGCGCTTCGCCCGCAACGAGGACCGGACGGCCCATCGCGACGAGCTGCGCCCGCTCCTCGTCGAGCGCCTGCGCACCCGCACCGCCATGGAGTGGTTCCGCGACATCATCGCCGCCGGGGTGCCCTGCGGCCCGATCAACACCGTCGACGGCGGGGTCGCCTTCGCCGAGGGGGTCGGGCTGGAGCCGGTCGTGCACGTGGGCGAGGGCGACGCCGCCGTCCCGTCCATCCGCAACCCGATCCGGTTCTCCGACAGCCAGGCCCGTTACGACCTCCCCCCGCCGTCCCTCGACGCGGACGGTGACGACATCCGGCGCTGGCTCTCGGAGCCGGCCCCCGCGCGCGACGAGGAGCCGCGATGA
- a CDS encoding amidohydrolase family protein, which produces MALDATTEGAPVLFRGGTVLTMDDQHTVLYGTDVLVVGDRIAEVGVGLTAPEGALEIDAAGGIVMPGMIDTHRHMWQTAMRGYGADWTLTQYFVWYYLESGKHFRPEDVHTGNLLSAWESLEAGVTTTVDWSHGLQTIDHAEAAVDALAAVPGRFVLAYGNIQGGPWEWAADPALRSFLDRRRGDLYGWQLAFDVTGDPAFPERAAFEAARELGLPVTTHAGVWGATNDDGIRLMTDHGFADESTVYVHAATLSTDSYHRIAATGGSVSVSTESEQSAGQGYPPTWQVRKHDIPVSLSMDTSVWWSGDLFSAMRTTLGADRSREHLEAHAAGDTVTNVHLRAEHVVDWATRGGARALGADELGRIVPGAKADVVLLRNDSSPVSFPLLNPYGHVAFQAQRGDVHTVLVDGVVVKQDGKLVGIDLADLRRRAESTVEHLRSVMGEDAWAAGMNPEEPGEDDKMLDNPYQYTDFRTDTTLARGSIFGEPGAGE; this is translated from the coding sequence ATGGCGCTCGACGCGACGACCGAGGGTGCACCGGTGCTGTTCCGCGGGGGCACGGTCCTCACGATGGACGACCAGCACACCGTGCTGTACGGCACCGACGTCCTCGTGGTCGGGGACCGGATCGCCGAGGTCGGTGTCGGGCTCACCGCCCCGGAGGGTGCCCTCGAGATCGACGCCGCCGGCGGCATCGTCATGCCGGGGATGATCGACACCCACCGCCACATGTGGCAGACCGCCATGCGCGGCTACGGCGCCGACTGGACCCTCACCCAGTACTTCGTCTGGTACTACCTCGAGAGCGGGAAGCACTTCCGCCCCGAGGACGTGCACACCGGCAACCTGCTCTCGGCGTGGGAGTCCCTCGAGGCCGGGGTGACGACGACCGTCGACTGGTCGCACGGCCTGCAGACCATCGACCACGCCGAGGCCGCCGTCGACGCGCTGGCCGCCGTCCCCGGCCGGTTCGTCCTCGCCTACGGCAACATCCAGGGGGGCCCGTGGGAGTGGGCCGCCGACCCGGCCCTGCGCTCGTTCCTCGACCGCCGCCGCGGCGACCTCTACGGCTGGCAGCTCGCCTTCGACGTCACCGGCGACCCCGCCTTCCCCGAGCGGGCCGCGTTCGAGGCCGCCCGCGAGCTCGGCCTGCCCGTCACGACCCACGCCGGGGTCTGGGGCGCCACGAACGACGACGGCATCCGGCTGATGACCGACCACGGCTTCGCCGACGAGTCGACCGTCTACGTGCACGCCGCGACCCTCTCGACCGACAGCTACCACCGGATCGCCGCCACCGGCGGGTCGGTCTCGGTGTCGACCGAGTCCGAGCAGAGCGCCGGCCAGGGGTACCCCCCCACCTGGCAGGTCCGCAAGCACGACATCCCGGTCTCGCTGTCGATGGACACCAGCGTCTGGTGGAGCGGCGACCTGTTCTCCGCGATGCGCACGACGCTCGGTGCCGACCGCTCGCGCGAGCACCTCGAGGCCCACGCCGCGGGTGACACCGTGACCAACGTGCACCTGCGGGCCGAGCACGTCGTCGACTGGGCGACCCGCGGCGGCGCGCGGGCGCTCGGCGCCGACGAGCTGGGCCGCATCGTGCCCGGTGCCAAGGCCGACGTGGTCCTGCTGCGCAACGACTCCTCGCCGGTGTCCTTCCCGCTCCTCAACCCCTACGGTCACGTCGCGTTCCAGGCGCAGCGCGGCGACGTCCACACCGTGCTCGTCGACGGGGTGGTCGTCAAGCAGGACGGCAAGCTCGTCGGGATCGACCTCGCCGACCTCCGCCGGCGGGCCGAGAGCACCGTCGAGCACCTGCGCTCGGTCATGGGCGAGGACGCCTGGGCCGCGGGGATGAACCCCGAGGAGCCGGGCGAGGACGACAAGATGCTCGACAACCCGTACCAGTACACCGACTTCCGCACCGACACCACGCTCGCCCGCGGCAGCATCTTCGGTGAGCCCGGCGCCGGGGAGTGA
- a CDS encoding IclR family transcriptional regulator domain-containing protein: protein MAGRGQGADFVEALARGLDVLGCFDAAHPRRSLSDVAAATGLARPTARRLLLTLDELGFVRQVDGGFEPTPRVLSLGMAYIASLGLWDVARPRMEWLVGQTGESSSMAQLDGSDIVYVARVAVPKIIALRVEVGTRFPAPPTSQGKVLLAGLAPADLDAALALPSRSPVLPRRAWDPSALRDELTSVRARGWALADEELAPGVRSVAVPVRDGTGAVRAAMNVTVHAAETSTEQLVDEHLPRLLRAAGEVSADWALWQARPQVEAPAAGP, encoded by the coding sequence GTGGCCGGTCGTGGGCAGGGCGCCGACTTCGTCGAGGCACTCGCGCGGGGGCTCGACGTGCTCGGCTGCTTCGACGCCGCGCATCCCCGACGCTCGCTCAGCGACGTCGCGGCGGCCACCGGCCTCGCCCGCCCCACCGCGCGCCGGCTGCTGCTCACCCTCGACGAGCTCGGGTTCGTGCGGCAGGTCGACGGCGGGTTCGAGCCGACGCCCCGGGTCCTGAGCCTCGGGATGGCCTACATCGCCTCGCTCGGGCTGTGGGACGTCGCCCGCCCGCGGATGGAGTGGCTCGTCGGGCAGACCGGGGAGTCCTCGTCGATGGCCCAGCTCGACGGCTCCGACATCGTCTACGTGGCGCGGGTGGCCGTGCCGAAGATCATCGCGCTGCGGGTGGAGGTCGGGACCCGCTTCCCGGCGCCTCCCACCTCGCAGGGCAAGGTGCTGCTGGCGGGGCTGGCGCCCGCCGACCTCGACGCCGCCCTCGCGCTGCCCAGCCGCTCGCCGGTCCTGCCCCGCCGTGCCTGGGACCCGTCCGCTCTGAGGGACGAGCTGACCTCGGTCCGGGCGCGCGGCTGGGCTCTGGCTGACGAGGAGCTCGCCCCCGGCGTCCGCTCGGTCGCCGTGCCGGTGCGGGACGGCACCGGTGCGGTGCGGGCCGCGATGAACGTCACCGTGCACGCGGCCGAGACCTCCACCGAGCAGCTCGTCGACGAGCACCTTCCCCGGCTGCTGCGGGCCGCCGGTGAGGTCAGCGCCGACTGGGCCCTGTGGCAGGCCCGCCCGCAGGTCGAGGCCCCCGCGGCCGGGCCCTGA
- a CDS encoding ROK family protein — protein MTTLQPTPSATPASAVDAPAGLLRVGVDIGGTRTKVVAVRDGVVLARFLRPTPRDVAVTVGPLVADVLASVLSTEHLPATDTASGVDRVGVVVPGIVDEEHQRAVWSANLGWRDLDVAAALAGHVAVPVLLGHDVRAGLLGEHLLGAAAGVDDVLFVPLGTGLAAALMTAGRVVRGSEWTGELGHVRVVPDGPECGCGRFGCLEAVAGATAVGRRWREAGREGDARTVSAAVEAGDPLAASIWTAAVEALADAFAPVVATAGTRLVLVGGGMAQAGATLLDPLRAALAERLPMPDGVAVAASGLGEWSGAVGAAHLDLGTG, from the coding sequence GTGACCACCCTCCAGCCGACGCCGTCGGCCACTCCTGCCTCCGCCGTCGACGCGCCCGCCGGGCTGCTGCGGGTCGGCGTCGACATCGGCGGCACCCGCACCAAGGTCGTGGCCGTGCGCGACGGCGTCGTCCTGGCCCGCTTCCTGCGCCCCACCCCGCGGGACGTCGCCGTCACGGTCGGGCCGCTGGTCGCCGACGTCCTGGCCTCGGTGCTGTCGACCGAGCACCTGCCCGCCACCGACACCGCCTCCGGGGTCGACCGGGTGGGCGTGGTCGTCCCCGGCATCGTCGACGAGGAGCACCAGCGGGCGGTCTGGTCGGCCAACCTCGGCTGGCGCGACCTCGATGTCGCCGCCGCGCTCGCCGGGCACGTCGCGGTACCGGTCCTGCTCGGCCACGACGTGCGGGCGGGGCTGCTGGGCGAGCACCTGCTCGGCGCCGCGGCCGGGGTCGACGACGTGCTGTTCGTGCCGCTCGGCACCGGCCTCGCGGCCGCCCTGATGACCGCGGGGCGGGTCGTGCGCGGGTCGGAGTGGACCGGCGAGCTCGGCCACGTCCGGGTCGTGCCCGACGGGCCCGAGTGCGGCTGCGGCCGGTTCGGCTGCCTCGAGGCGGTGGCCGGGGCCACCGCCGTGGGCCGCCGCTGGCGCGAGGCGGGCCGCGAGGGCGACGCCCGCACCGTCTCGGCCGCGGTCGAGGCCGGTGACCCGCTGGCGGCGTCCATCTGGACCGCCGCGGTCGAGGCCCTGGCCGACGCGTTCGCCCCGGTCGTCGCCACCGCCGGCACCCGGCTGGTGCTGGTGGGCGGCGGGATGGCCCAGGCCGGCGCGACCCTGCTCGACCCCTTACGGGCGGCGCTGGCCGAGCGGCTGCCGATGCCCGACGGGGTGGCGGTCGCGGCGTCCGGGCTCGGCGAGTGGTCGGGCGCGGTGGGGGCGGCCCACCTCGACCTCGGCACCGGCTGA
- a CDS encoding ROK family transcriptional regulator, with product MSDTARVANGPHVLRGMNRAALLAALRRAEGAASVSELAALTSLSRPAVTRSVDDLVELGLVERRRSRAEGAPGRPAQRVRFRSELGCVVGVQVGAHEVHAQLADLAGEPRAEVRLATAATAADVLETVLTAVRTLRRSDASATGVWAVGIGSPGVVDVSTGRIRTAPNIPGWSAVPVTERVAAEVGCPVLIDNDVNLAALAERAVGVARGVDTFAFVHWDEQVGAGIVIDGVPYRGATMAAGELGFVDVFRDPAATHDDGPLAPEGSPGAFERRVSTMAVAQVARALAVHDPLVAAELAVAPGGAASGDGSVDALGALLRAGAAGSADAAEAAERVVHWFCAGVSALVLVLDPGTVVLGGRATRVGEPLVGAVAAELARSTLDPPRVLLSQLGGSAVATGAVRLALTAVERRLESTVATA from the coding sequence ATGAGCGACACCGCGCGGGTGGCCAACGGCCCCCACGTGCTGCGCGGCATGAACCGCGCCGCCCTCCTGGCCGCGCTCCGTCGGGCGGAGGGGGCCGCCAGCGTGTCCGAGCTCGCCGCCCTCACCTCGCTCTCGCGCCCCGCGGTGACCCGCTCGGTCGACGACCTGGTCGAGCTCGGGCTGGTCGAGCGCCGGCGCTCGCGCGCCGAGGGAGCGCCCGGCCGGCCGGCGCAGCGGGTCCGCTTCCGCAGCGAGCTCGGCTGTGTCGTCGGGGTGCAGGTGGGGGCGCACGAGGTCCACGCGCAGCTGGCCGACCTGGCGGGCGAGCCGCGGGCCGAGGTGCGCCTCGCCACCGCGGCGACCGCGGCCGACGTCCTCGAGACGGTGCTCACGGCGGTGCGCACGCTGCGCCGGTCGGACGCCTCCGCCACCGGGGTCTGGGCCGTCGGCATCGGCAGCCCGGGCGTGGTCGACGTCTCGACCGGCCGCATCCGCACCGCCCCGAACATCCCGGGCTGGAGCGCGGTGCCCGTCACCGAGCGGGTCGCGGCCGAGGTGGGCTGCCCGGTCCTGATCGACAACGACGTCAACCTCGCCGCCCTGGCCGAGCGCGCGGTTGGGGTGGCCCGGGGGGTCGACACCTTCGCCTTCGTGCACTGGGACGAGCAGGTCGGCGCGGGGATCGTCATCGACGGCGTGCCCTACCGCGGCGCCACCATGGCCGCGGGCGAGCTCGGCTTCGTCGACGTCTTCCGCGACCCCGCCGCCACCCATGACGACGGCCCGCTGGCGCCCGAGGGCAGCCCCGGGGCGTTCGAGCGGCGGGTGTCGACGATGGCCGTCGCGCAGGTCGCCCGGGCCCTGGCCGTTCACGACCCGCTGGTGGCGGCCGAGCTGGCCGTCGCTCCCGGCGGTGCGGCGTCCGGCGACGGGAGCGTGGACGCGCTCGGCGCCCTCCTGCGGGCGGGGGCGGCCGGCAGCGCCGACGCCGCGGAAGCGGCCGAGCGGGTCGTGCACTGGTTCTGCGCCGGGGTGTCGGCCCTGGTCCTGGTGCTCGACCCCGGCACCGTCGTGCTCGGCGGGCGAGCCACCCGGGTCGGCGAGCCGCTGGTCGGCGCGGTCGCCGCCGAGCTCGCCCGGTCGACCCTCGACCCGCCCCGCGTCCTGCTCTCGCAGCTCGGCGGCTCGGCCGTCGCCACGGGGGCGGTGCGGCTGGCGCTCACCGCGGTCGAGCGCCGCCTCGAGAGCACGGTGGCCACCGCGTGA
- a CDS encoding extracellular solute-binding protein yields the protein MGMSKKTALVVGTVLPALLLGACGGGTGAGQADGGSSGGSKATTITLMAAEYSKDNTKAFWDSFAKEYKDKYGYTLNVNVVSWDNIDQQSSTMIQNNQPPDILNLNAYASYAKDGLLYSADDVLPAEAKSDILPTFVKYGTYDGKFYGFPDLSSARALFYNTAVFQKAGISAPPKTWTELEADATKIKAAGDIGYAMPLGPEESQGEFSMWLFNNGGDWKTDGKWTIDSEQNVESLTFMKKLADAGLTQANPARTNRADAFDLFKSGKVGMVVGFSPLAGALDKDGTVKYEVAPFPTNDGSESKTFGVTDYLMAFKKAGNQDAVKAFYELYYSKDQINTFIEKEGFLPVTKSGVEYFQKDPKLKVYLETLPNARLTPTDDPTWDKVKLAVQQNLGAAMTGDPKSVLAKLQQTAEAQG from the coding sequence ATGGGGATGTCGAAGAAGACCGCGCTCGTGGTCGGCACCGTGCTCCCGGCGCTGCTGTTGGGCGCCTGCGGCGGAGGTACCGGTGCGGGCCAGGCCGACGGCGGCTCGTCCGGTGGCTCCAAGGCCACCACCATCACGCTGATGGCCGCCGAGTACAGCAAGGACAACACCAAGGCGTTCTGGGACTCCTTCGCCAAGGAGTACAAGGACAAGTACGGCTACACCCTCAACGTCAACGTGGTCAGCTGGGACAACATCGACCAGCAGTCGTCGACCATGATCCAGAACAACCAGCCGCCGGACATCCTGAACCTCAACGCCTACGCGAGCTACGCCAAGGACGGCCTGCTGTACTCGGCCGACGACGTGCTCCCGGCCGAGGCCAAGAGCGACATCCTGCCGACCTTCGTCAAGTACGGCACCTACGACGGCAAGTTCTACGGCTTCCCCGACCTCAGCAGCGCCCGCGCCCTCTTCTACAACACCGCGGTGTTCCAGAAGGCCGGCATCTCGGCGCCCCCGAAGACCTGGACCGAGCTCGAGGCCGACGCCACGAAGATCAAGGCCGCCGGCGACATCGGCTACGCGATGCCGCTCGGCCCCGAGGAGTCGCAGGGCGAGTTCTCGATGTGGCTCTTCAACAACGGCGGTGACTGGAAGACCGACGGCAAGTGGACCATCGACTCCGAGCAGAACGTCGAGTCCCTGACCTTCATGAAGAAGCTCGCCGACGCCGGTCTCACCCAGGCCAACCCGGCCCGCACCAACCGCGCCGACGCCTTCGACCTGTTCAAGTCGGGCAAGGTCGGGATGGTCGTGGGCTTCTCGCCGCTGGCCGGTGCCCTCGACAAGGACGGCACCGTCAAGTACGAGGTCGCGCCGTTCCCCACCAACGACGGCTCCGAGAGCAAGACCTTCGGCGTCACCGACTACCTGATGGCCTTCAAGAAGGCGGGCAACCAGGACGCGGTCAAGGCGTTCTACGAGCTCTACTACTCCAAGGACCAGATCAACACCTTCATCGAGAAGGAGGGCTTCCTCCCCGTCACGAAGTCCGGGGTCGAGTACTTCCAGAAGGACCCCAAGCTCAAGGTCTACCTCGAGACCCTGCCGAACGCCCGTCTCACCCCGACCGACGACCCCACCTGGGACAAGGTCAAGCTCGCGGTGCAGCAGAACCTCGGGGCGGCCATGACCGGCGACCCCAAGAGCGTCCTGGCCAAGCTGCAGCAGACCGCCGAGGCGCAGGGCTGA
- a CDS encoding carbohydrate ABC transporter permease, with the protein MSLTDDVTAPSARPTPEVPAARTRRRTAGVGRVHPGVALLWLSPAIALIVGIVVFPAVMLFKASRSEYSITGLYKGAAGWDNYAKVLSHPDLPVVLRNTVVWVVAVVALTILISLALAQLLVKDFPGRRFVRWAVIVPWAASLVITSQLFVLLYDYNYGLVNHVLMTLHVIDTPISFLGDDRFTMASMVVVGVFVSLPFTVFVFIAGLNAIPGDVMEAAEVDGASPWQRWRMITLPLLRPALLIATVLNTIYVFNSFPIIYTLNDRNPGFGHDTLITFMYKLAFKSQEKDVGMSAATGIMNVLVILVVVMVYLKVVNWREETK; encoded by the coding sequence ATGAGCCTCACCGACGACGTCACGGCGCCGTCGGCACGCCCGACCCCGGAGGTGCCGGCCGCGCGCACGCGCCGCCGCACCGCCGGGGTCGGGCGCGTCCACCCCGGCGTGGCCCTGCTCTGGCTCTCGCCCGCGATCGCGCTCATCGTCGGCATCGTGGTCTTCCCGGCCGTGATGCTGTTCAAGGCCTCGCGCTCGGAGTACTCCATCACCGGCCTCTACAAGGGGGCCGCCGGGTGGGACAACTACGCCAAGGTCCTCAGCCACCCCGACCTGCCGGTGGTGCTGAGGAACACCGTGGTCTGGGTGGTCGCGGTGGTCGCGCTGACCATCCTCATCTCGCTGGCCCTGGCGCAGCTCCTCGTCAAGGACTTCCCCGGCCGCCGGTTCGTCAGGTGGGCGGTGATCGTCCCGTGGGCCGCCTCGCTGGTCATCACCAGCCAGCTGTTCGTGCTGCTCTACGACTACAACTACGGCCTGGTCAACCACGTGCTGATGACGCTCCACGTCATCGACACCCCCATCAGCTTCCTGGGTGACGACCGGTTCACCATGGCCTCGATGGTCGTCGTGGGCGTCTTCGTGTCGCTGCCGTTCACCGTCTTCGTGTTCATCGCCGGCCTCAACGCGATCCCGGGCGACGTGATGGAGGCGGCCGAGGTCGACGGCGCCTCCCCCTGGCAGCGCTGGCGGATGATCACCCTGCCGCTGCTGCGCCCGGCGCTGCTCATCGCGACGGTGCTGAACACCATCTACGTGTTCAACAGCTTCCCGATCATCTACACCCTCAACGACCGCAACCCCGGGTTCGGCCACGACACCCTGATCACCTTCATGTACAAGCTGGCCTTCAAGAGCCAGGAGAAGGACGTGGGGATGTCGGCCGCGACCGGGATCATGAACGTGCTGGTCATCCTGGTCGTCGTCATGGTCTACCTGAAGGTCGTCAACTGGCGCGAGGAGACGAAGTGA